Proteins from one Osmerus mordax isolate fOsmMor3 unplaced genomic scaffold, fOsmMor3.pri Scaffold_63, whole genome shotgun sequence genomic window:
- the LOC136940115 gene encoding CD209 antigen-like protein E, producing the protein MDVFRGHREMEVEDLNIEEAPTMDVQTKTPDQAEEKTPKSETGSYRWVIVSFGLLCVLQATLNISLRLACSDSGHQREQLNTSYTILARERDQLQTSNTILTRERDQLNTSYTILAKEREQLQTSNTILTRERDDFKRLLNEVPSCPAGWLKFGCSCYYVSTERKNWADSRQDCRERGADLVIINSLEEQVFLNNNITKNTWIGLSDRARGGNYIWVDGTPLTTPEFWSPGQPNNIPSGYLDQDCGEIVSSALPPRTWNDAACNNNSYWVCERGI; encoded by the exons ATGGATGTGTTCAGAGgtcatagagagatggaggtggaggatttAAACATTGAGGAAGCTCCAACCATGGATGTTCAGACAAAGACCCCAGACCAGGCTGAAGAGAAGACCCCAAAGTCAG agACTGGGTCCTACAGGTGGGTCATCGTGAGCTTtgggctgctgtgtgtcctaCAAGCCACTCTCAACATCTCCCTCCGTCTGGCTTGCT CCGACTCTGGTCATCAGAGAGAACAGCTGAACACCAGTTATACCATcctggccagagagagagaccagttacagaccagtaacaccatcctgaccagagagagagaccagctgaacaccagtTACACCATCCTggccaaagagagagaacagttacagaccagtaacaccatcctgaccagagagagggatgactttAAGAGGTTGCTAAATG AGGTCCCTTCCtgtcctgctggctggctgaagtTTGGTTGTAGCTGTTACTACGTCTCTACTGAGAGGAAGAACTGGGCTGACAGCAGACaggactgtagagagagaggagcagacctgGTGATCATAAACAGCCTAGaggaacag GTATTTCTCAATAATAACATCACCAAGAATACGTGGATCGGTCTGTCTGACAGAGCAAGAGGAGGGAACTATATCTGGGTGGATGGAACACCACTGACCACACCAGA GTTCTGGAGCCCTGGTCAGCCTAATAATATTCCTTCAGGTTATCTTGATCAGGACTGTGGTGAGATAGTttcctctgctcttcctccccGGACATGGAATGATGCCGCATGTAATAATAACagctactgggtctgtgagagagggatctga